The following coding sequences are from one Gemmatimonadota bacterium window:
- a CDS encoding nitrate/nitrite transporter has protein sequence MTQVTEVIPEAAPDSGTWLSHWEPEDPKFWASVGRRIAWRTLTLTTISLVLSFATWFAMSAIVVRLPEIGFTYTDMQLFWLAALPGLAGGTLRIVHTFLVPMFGSRHVITVATFLKLLPCIGIGLAVMNPDTPFWLFAVLALSAGFGGGDFSSYMPSTSLFFPKRLQGTALAIQAGVGNFGVSVVQFLTPLIIGVASIGGLVGASQVLDRGGQIEEVWLQNAVFIYVPFLVAIGVLCWIFLRSVPVRASFREQFDIFRIKHTWIMTSLYVMTFGSFAGFAAAFPLLIRTSYGGFPDAPDPLHFAYLGPLVGSLMRIVAGPPSDRWGGAILTTVSGVGLVICALGVIPFLDPTSVDQFGWFVALMLGIFFFSGVGNASTFRQIPVIFCENPRQGASVIGWTAAVAAYGPFVFASLIGWVISATGSPAPFFYGAAVFYLMNIGLNWWFYNRRRADCPC, from the coding sequence GTGACCCAAGTTACGGAGGTCATTCCAGAAGCTGCTCCGGATTCAGGGACCTGGCTAAGCCACTGGGAACCGGAGGATCCAAAGTTCTGGGCCTCCGTGGGCCGGCGGATCGCCTGGCGCACGCTGACGCTCACGACCATCAGCCTCGTGCTCTCCTTCGCGACCTGGTTCGCGATGAGCGCCATCGTGGTGCGCCTCCCAGAAATCGGCTTCACCTACACGGATATGCAGCTCTTCTGGCTCGCGGCCCTACCGGGGCTGGCCGGCGGGACGCTTCGCATCGTGCACACCTTTCTGGTACCTATGTTCGGCAGTCGGCACGTCATTACGGTGGCAACCTTCTTGAAGCTGCTTCCCTGCATCGGGATCGGGCTGGCCGTGATGAATCCGGACACTCCGTTCTGGCTCTTCGCCGTCCTCGCTCTATCCGCGGGCTTCGGAGGAGGGGACTTTTCATCGTACATGCCGAGCACGAGCCTCTTCTTTCCAAAGCGTCTCCAGGGCACAGCGCTCGCGATCCAGGCCGGTGTTGGGAACTTCGGCGTGAGCGTTGTTCAGTTCCTCACCCCTTTGATCATCGGGGTTGCTTCGATTGGAGGCCTGGTCGGAGCATCACAGGTGTTGGACCGGGGGGGGCAAATCGAGGAGGTCTGGCTCCAGAACGCCGTCTTCATCTACGTGCCCTTTCTGGTCGCCATCGGTGTGCTCTGTTGGATCTTTCTGCGAAGCGTCCCGGTCCGGGCATCATTTCGAGAGCAGTTCGACATCTTTCGAATCAAGCACACCTGGATCATGACCTCTCTCTATGTCATGACCTTCGGCTCGTTCGCAGGATTCGCCGCGGCCTTTCCGCTTCTCATTCGGACCAGCTACGGAGGCTTCCCTGACGCTCCGGATCCTCTGCATTTCGCCTATCTCGGGCCACTCGTGGGCTCCCTTATGCGCATCGTCGCGGGCCCTCCCAGCGATCGCTGGGGAGGCGCGATCCTCACGACCGTTTCCGGCGTCGGACTCGTTATCTGTGCCCTCGGGGTGATTCCATTTCTCGACCCCACATCGGTGGACCAGTTCGGGTGGTTCGTGGCCCTGATGCTCGGGATCTTCTTCTTCTCCGGGGTCGGAAATGCGTCAACGTTTCGGCAGATACCCGTCATCTTCTGCGAAAACCCTCGGCAGGGTGCATCGGTGATCGGATGGACTGCCGCTGTGGCGGCCTATGGACCGTTTGTCTTCGCCTCGCTGATCGGTTGGGTGATCAGCGCCACGGGCTCCCCCGCACCTTTCTTCTACGGCGCCGCTGTCTTTTACCTCATGAATATCGGGCTCAATTGGTGGTTCTATAATCGGAGGAGGGCCGACTGCCCCTGCTGA
- a CDS encoding carboxymuconolactone decarboxylase family protein, producing the protein MSSIPEPPQTFKEFAAQYPKLAEAWEKIAQAGGDGPLDKKTARLVKLGVAMGAMREGAVHSSARKARAIGITQEEIDQVVALAAGTLGLPSTVAVWSWVNERDRR; encoded by the coding sequence ATGAGCTCAATACCAGAGCCGCCGCAGACGTTCAAGGAGTTCGCCGCGCAATATCCCAAGCTGGCGGAGGCGTGGGAGAAGATAGCCCAGGCGGGCGGCGATGGCCCGCTGGACAAGAAGACCGCTCGCCTGGTGAAGCTGGGGGTCGCCATGGGTGCGATGCGGGAGGGTGCCGTGCACTCGAGCGCCCGGAAGGCGCGGGCGATCGGAATTACCCAGGAGGAAATCGATCAGGTGGTCGCCCTCGCTGCCGGCACATTGGGACTGCCGTCGACCGTGGCGGTGTGGAGTTGGGTCAATGAGCGCGACCGCCGGTAG